Proteins from a single region of Parambassis ranga chromosome 16, fParRan2.1, whole genome shotgun sequence:
- the LOC114448317 gene encoding LOW QUALITY PROTEIN: V-set and immunoglobulin domain-containing protein 1-like (The sequence of the model RefSeq protein was modified relative to this genomic sequence to represent the inferred CDS: inserted 2 bases in 1 codon) — translation MKMCSVQHLLVLITLIGYVELITVTTPEKYVNVTMGESILLNCMFVSTADTTTSLTIQWEFISSXSMTPQQICYYQSGKVAITKPYEGRIQPPSAPDTTKNASITISNMQPSDAGVYTCEVHNFPDVDGQSQSNIIVNVLEKPSVPFCAVHGDVESGHKVTLTCHSERGSPNPTYTWIRLDQTRTRRPVLGRVSPATTTTGILEFRNISQFEFGEYQCQATNPVGFSTCTIELSPLV, via the exons ATGAAGATGTGCTCAGTGCAGCATCTGCTGGTGCTTATAACCCTAATAG GATATGTTGAACTGATCACAGTAACAACCCCGGAGAAATATGTCAATGTTACAATGGGCGAAAGCATCCTGCTCAACTGTATGTTTGTTTCTACTGCGGACACAACTACCAGCCTCACCATCCAGTGGGAATTTATTTCATC CTCTATGACTccacagcag ATCTGTTACTATCAGTCGGGAAAGGTCGCCATTACTAAACCCTATGAGGGCAGGATTCAGCCTCCGTCTGCTCCTGACACCACCAAAAATGCCTCAATCACAATAAGCAACATGCAGCCATCAGATGCCGGAGTCTACACCTGTGAAGTTCACAACTTTCCCGATGTGGACGGACAGTCTCAGTCCAATATCATAGTGAATGTCCTTG AGAAGCCGTCTGTTCCTTTCTGTGCTGTCCACGGTGATGTGGAATCAGGTCACAAGGTCACTCTGACCTGCCACAGCGAGCGCGGGAGCCCGAACCCAACATACACCTGGATCAGACTGGATCAGACAAGGACAAGGAGACCTGTGCTTGGAAGAGTGAGTCCTGCAA caACTACAACTGGAATACTGGAATTCAGAAACATATCCCAGTTTGAGTTTGGGGAGTACCAGTGCCAGGCTACAAACCCAGTGGGATTTTCTACTTGCACCATTGAGCTGAGTCCTCTGGTATGA